Proteins encoded in a region of the Hippopotamus amphibius kiboko isolate mHipAmp2 chromosome 11, mHipAmp2.hap2, whole genome shotgun sequence genome:
- the ZNF76 gene encoding zinc finger protein 76 isoform X8, with product MESLGLQTVTLSDGTTAYVQQAVKGEKLLEGQVIQLEDGTTAYIHQVTVQKEPLSFEDGQPVQLEDGSMAYIHRTPKEGYDPSALEAVQLEDGSTAYIHHPVAVPSDSTILAVQTEVGLEDLATEDDEGFSADTVVALEQYASKVLHDSQAPHNGKGQQVGDRAFRCGYKGCGRLYTTAHHLKVHERAHTGDRPYRCDFPSCGKAFATGYGLKSHVRTHTGEKPYKCPEELCSKAFKTSGDLQKHVRTHTGERPFRCPFEGCGRSFTTSNIRKVHVRTHTGERPYTCPEPHCGRGFTSATNYKNHVRIHTGEKPYVCTVPGCGKRFTEYSSLYKHHVVHTHCKPYTCSTCGKTYRQTSTLAMHKRSAHGELEATEESEQALYEQQQLEAASAAEESPPPKRPRIAYLSEVKEEGDDIPAQVAMVTEEDGAPQVALITQDGAQQVTIITSGTVVAEDSSVASLHHQQVALLATANGTHIAVQLEEQQTLEDAISVATAAMQQGAVTLETAESESGC from the exons GAGAGAAGCTTCTTGAAGGGCAAGTGATCCAGCTCGAGGATGGGACCACTGCATACATTCACCAAGTGACAGTGCAGAAAG AACCTCTTTCCTTTGAGGATGGACAGCCCGTGCAGCTGGAAGATGGCAGCATGGCCTACATACACCGCACACCCAAAG AGGGCTATGACCCCAGTGCCCTGGAAGCCGTCCAGCTGGAAGATGGCTCCACTGCCTACATTCACCACCCTGTGGCTGTGCCGTCCGACAGCACCATCCTGGCCGTGCAGACAGAGGTAGGCTTGGAGGACCTGGCCACAGAGGATGATGAGGGCTTCAGCGCAGACACGGTGGTGGCCCTGGAGCAGTACGCCAGCAAG gtTCTGCATGACAGCCAGGCTCCCCATAATGGCAAAGGACAGCAGGTTGGGGACAGAGCATTCCGCTGTGGCTACAAGGGCTGTGGGCGTCTCTATACCACCGCTCATCACTTAAAG GTACACGAGAGAGCTCATACAGGTGACCGTCCATACAGGTGCGATTTCCCCAGCTGCGGAAAGGCCTTTGCCACAG GATATGGGCTGAAGAGCCACGTGCGCACGCACACCGGTGAGAAGCCATACAAGTGCCCAGAGGAGCTGTGCAGCAAGGCCTTCAAGACCTCAGGAGACCTGCAGAAGCACGTCCGCACCCACACCG GTGAACGCCCCTTCCGGTGCCCCTTCGAGGGCTGTGGCCGCTCCTTCACCACATCTAACATCCGCAAGGTACACGTGCGCACCCACACGGGAGAGCGGCCCTACACCTGCCCCGAGCCCCACTGTGGCCGCGGCTTCACCAGTGCCACCAACTACAAGAATCACGTGcgcattcacacag GGGAGAAGCCATACGTTTGCACGGTGCCAGGCTGCGGGAAGCGCTTCACCGAGTACTCAAGCCTGTATAAGCACCATGTGGTGCACACACACTGCAAGCCCTACACCTGCAGCACCTGCGGCAAGACCTACCGGCAGACCTCTACCCTGGCCATGCACAAGCGCAGTGCCCACGGCGAGCTGGAGGCCACGGAGGAGAGCGAGCAGGCCCTTTATGAGCAACAGCAGCTCGAGG CCGCCTCTGCAGCCGAGGAGAGCCCGCCACCCAAACGACCCCGCATTGCTTACCTGTCGGAGGTGAAAGAAGAGGGTGATGACATCCCTGCCCAAGTGGCTATGGTGACCGAGGAAGATGGGGCCCCCCAGGTGGCTCTGATCACTCAGGATGGTGCCCAGCAG GTCACAATCATTACCTCTGGGACCGTGGTGGCTGAGGACTCAAGTGTAGCATCTCTTCATCATCAACAGGTGGCACTGTTAGCCACAGCCAATGGAACCCACATTGCCGTGCAG CTGGAGGAGCAGCAGACCTTAGAGGATGCCATCAGCGTGGCCACCGCTGCCATGCAGCAGGGGGCTGTGACCCTGGAGACCGCAGAGTCGGAGAGCGGCTGCTGA
- the ZNF76 gene encoding zinc finger protein 76 isoform X1: MESLGLQTVTLSDGTTAYVQQAVKDFPSQVLPLCSSLSGMEELRNCRSGCVYSVDPGEKLLEGQVIQLEDGTTAYIHQVTVQKEPLSFEDGQPVQLEDGSMAYIHRTPKEGYDPSALEAVQLEDGSTAYIHHPVAVPSDSTILAVQTEVGLEDLATEDDEGFSADTVVALEQYASKVLHDSQAPHNGKGQQVGDRAFRCGYKGCGRLYTTAHHLKVHERAHTGDRPYRCDFPSCGKAFATGYGLKSHVRTHTGEKPYKCPEELCSKAFKTSGDLQKHVRTHTGERPFRCPFEGCGRSFTTSNIRKVHVRTHTGERPYTCPEPHCGRGFTSATNYKNHVRIHTGEKPYVCTVPGCGKRFTEYSSLYKHHVVHTHCKPYTCSTCGKTYRQTSTLAMHKRSAHGELEATEESEQALYEQQQLEAASAAEESPPPKRPRIAYLSEVKEEGDDIPAQVAMVTEEDGAPQVALITQDGAQQVSLSPEDLQALGSAISMVTQHSSTTLTIPSHDDDLATTGTHTVTMVSADGTQTQPVTIITSGTVVAEDSSVASLHHQQVALLATANGTHIAVQLEEQQTLEDAISVATAAMQQGAVTLETAESESGC, encoded by the exons TGCAGATCGGGCTGTGTTTACTCTGTGGACCCAG GAGAGAAGCTTCTTGAAGGGCAAGTGATCCAGCTCGAGGATGGGACCACTGCATACATTCACCAAGTGACAGTGCAGAAAG AACCTCTTTCCTTTGAGGATGGACAGCCCGTGCAGCTGGAAGATGGCAGCATGGCCTACATACACCGCACACCCAAAG AGGGCTATGACCCCAGTGCCCTGGAAGCCGTCCAGCTGGAAGATGGCTCCACTGCCTACATTCACCACCCTGTGGCTGTGCCGTCCGACAGCACCATCCTGGCCGTGCAGACAGAGGTAGGCTTGGAGGACCTGGCCACAGAGGATGATGAGGGCTTCAGCGCAGACACGGTGGTGGCCCTGGAGCAGTACGCCAGCAAG gtTCTGCATGACAGCCAGGCTCCCCATAATGGCAAAGGACAGCAGGTTGGGGACAGAGCATTCCGCTGTGGCTACAAGGGCTGTGGGCGTCTCTATACCACCGCTCATCACTTAAAG GTACACGAGAGAGCTCATACAGGTGACCGTCCATACAGGTGCGATTTCCCCAGCTGCGGAAAGGCCTTTGCCACAG GATATGGGCTGAAGAGCCACGTGCGCACGCACACCGGTGAGAAGCCATACAAGTGCCCAGAGGAGCTGTGCAGCAAGGCCTTCAAGACCTCAGGAGACCTGCAGAAGCACGTCCGCACCCACACCG GTGAACGCCCCTTCCGGTGCCCCTTCGAGGGCTGTGGCCGCTCCTTCACCACATCTAACATCCGCAAGGTACACGTGCGCACCCACACGGGAGAGCGGCCCTACACCTGCCCCGAGCCCCACTGTGGCCGCGGCTTCACCAGTGCCACCAACTACAAGAATCACGTGcgcattcacacag GGGAGAAGCCATACGTTTGCACGGTGCCAGGCTGCGGGAAGCGCTTCACCGAGTACTCAAGCCTGTATAAGCACCATGTGGTGCACACACACTGCAAGCCCTACACCTGCAGCACCTGCGGCAAGACCTACCGGCAGACCTCTACCCTGGCCATGCACAAGCGCAGTGCCCACGGCGAGCTGGAGGCCACGGAGGAGAGCGAGCAGGCCCTTTATGAGCAACAGCAGCTCGAGG CCGCCTCTGCAGCCGAGGAGAGCCCGCCACCCAAACGACCCCGCATTGCTTACCTGTCGGAGGTGAAAGAAGAGGGTGATGACATCCCTGCCCAAGTGGCTATGGTGACCGAGGAAGATGGGGCCCCCCAGGTGGCTCTGATCACTCAGGATGGTGCCCAGCAG GTCAGCCTGTCCCCAGAAGACCTGCAGGCCCTGGGGAGCGCCATCAGCATGGTGACCCAGCACAGCAGTACCACCCTTACCATCCCCAGTCACGATGATGACCTTGCCACAACTGGCACACATACAGTCACCATGGTCAGCGCTGACGGCACCCAGACGCAGCCC GTCACAATCATTACCTCTGGGACCGTGGTGGCTGAGGACTCAAGTGTAGCATCTCTTCATCATCAACAGGTGGCACTGTTAGCCACAGCCAATGGAACCCACATTGCCGTGCAG CTGGAGGAGCAGCAGACCTTAGAGGATGCCATCAGCGTGGCCACCGCTGCCATGCAGCAGGGGGCTGTGACCCTGGAGACCGCAGAGTCGGAGAGCGGCTGCTGA
- the ZNF76 gene encoding zinc finger protein 76 isoform X2 has product MESLGLQTVTLSDGTTAYVQQAVKDFPSQVLPLCSSLSGMEELRNCRSGCVYSVDPGEKLLEGQVIQLEDGTTAYIHQVTVQKEPLSFEDGQPVQLEDGSMAYIHRTPKEGYDPSALEAVQLEDGSTAYIHHPVAVPSDSTILAVQTEVGLEDLATEDDEGFSADTVVALEQYASKVLHDSQAPHNGKGQQVGDRAFRCGYKGCGRLYTTAHHLKVHERAHTGDRPYRCDFPSCGKAFATGYGLKSHVRTHTGEKPYKCPEELCSKAFKTSGDLQKHVRTHTGERPFRCPFEGCGRSFTTSNIRKVHVRTHTGERPYTCPEPHCGRGFTSATNYKNHVRIHTGEKPYVCTVPGCGKRFTEYSSLYKHHVVHTHCKPYTCSTCGKTYRQTSTLAMHKRSAHGELEATEESEQALYEQQQLEAASAAEESPPPKRPRIAYLSEVKEEGDDIPAQVAMVTEEDGAPQVALITQDGAQQVSLSPEDLQALGSAISMVTQHSSTTLTIPSHDDDLATTGTHTVTMVTIITSGTVVAEDSSVASLHHQQVALLATANGTHIAVQLEEQQTLEDAISVATAAMQQGAVTLETAESESGC; this is encoded by the exons TGCAGATCGGGCTGTGTTTACTCTGTGGACCCAG GAGAGAAGCTTCTTGAAGGGCAAGTGATCCAGCTCGAGGATGGGACCACTGCATACATTCACCAAGTGACAGTGCAGAAAG AACCTCTTTCCTTTGAGGATGGACAGCCCGTGCAGCTGGAAGATGGCAGCATGGCCTACATACACCGCACACCCAAAG AGGGCTATGACCCCAGTGCCCTGGAAGCCGTCCAGCTGGAAGATGGCTCCACTGCCTACATTCACCACCCTGTGGCTGTGCCGTCCGACAGCACCATCCTGGCCGTGCAGACAGAGGTAGGCTTGGAGGACCTGGCCACAGAGGATGATGAGGGCTTCAGCGCAGACACGGTGGTGGCCCTGGAGCAGTACGCCAGCAAG gtTCTGCATGACAGCCAGGCTCCCCATAATGGCAAAGGACAGCAGGTTGGGGACAGAGCATTCCGCTGTGGCTACAAGGGCTGTGGGCGTCTCTATACCACCGCTCATCACTTAAAG GTACACGAGAGAGCTCATACAGGTGACCGTCCATACAGGTGCGATTTCCCCAGCTGCGGAAAGGCCTTTGCCACAG GATATGGGCTGAAGAGCCACGTGCGCACGCACACCGGTGAGAAGCCATACAAGTGCCCAGAGGAGCTGTGCAGCAAGGCCTTCAAGACCTCAGGAGACCTGCAGAAGCACGTCCGCACCCACACCG GTGAACGCCCCTTCCGGTGCCCCTTCGAGGGCTGTGGCCGCTCCTTCACCACATCTAACATCCGCAAGGTACACGTGCGCACCCACACGGGAGAGCGGCCCTACACCTGCCCCGAGCCCCACTGTGGCCGCGGCTTCACCAGTGCCACCAACTACAAGAATCACGTGcgcattcacacag GGGAGAAGCCATACGTTTGCACGGTGCCAGGCTGCGGGAAGCGCTTCACCGAGTACTCAAGCCTGTATAAGCACCATGTGGTGCACACACACTGCAAGCCCTACACCTGCAGCACCTGCGGCAAGACCTACCGGCAGACCTCTACCCTGGCCATGCACAAGCGCAGTGCCCACGGCGAGCTGGAGGCCACGGAGGAGAGCGAGCAGGCCCTTTATGAGCAACAGCAGCTCGAGG CCGCCTCTGCAGCCGAGGAGAGCCCGCCACCCAAACGACCCCGCATTGCTTACCTGTCGGAGGTGAAAGAAGAGGGTGATGACATCCCTGCCCAAGTGGCTATGGTGACCGAGGAAGATGGGGCCCCCCAGGTGGCTCTGATCACTCAGGATGGTGCCCAGCAG GTCAGCCTGTCCCCAGAAGACCTGCAGGCCCTGGGGAGCGCCATCAGCATGGTGACCCAGCACAGCAGTACCACCCTTACCATCCCCAGTCACGATGATGACCTTGCCACAACTGGCACACATACAGTCACCATG GTCACAATCATTACCTCTGGGACCGTGGTGGCTGAGGACTCAAGTGTAGCATCTCTTCATCATCAACAGGTGGCACTGTTAGCCACAGCCAATGGAACCCACATTGCCGTGCAG CTGGAGGAGCAGCAGACCTTAGAGGATGCCATCAGCGTGGCCACCGCTGCCATGCAGCAGGGGGCTGTGACCCTGGAGACCGCAGAGTCGGAGAGCGGCTGCTGA
- the ZNF76 gene encoding zinc finger protein 76 isoform X7, with protein MESLGLQTVTLSDGTTAYVQQAVKDFPSQVLPLCSSLSGMEELRNCRSGCVYSVDPGEKLLEGQVIQLEDGTTAYIHQVTVQKEPLSFEDGQPVQLEDGSMAYIHRTPKEGYDPSALEAVQLEDGSTAYIHHPVAVPSDSTILAVQTEVGLEDLATEDDEGFSADTVVALEQYASKVLHDSQAPHNGKGQQVGDRAFRCGYKGCGRLYTTAHHLKVHERAHTGDRPYRCDFPSCGKAFATGYGLKSHVRTHTGEKPYKCPEELCSKAFKTSGDLQKHVRTHTGERPFRCPFEGCGRSFTTSNIRKVHVRTHTGERPYTCPEPHCGRGFTSATNYKNHVRIHTAASAAEESPPPKRPRIAYLSEVKEEGDDIPAQVAMVTEEDGAPQVALITQDGAQQVSLSPEDLQALGSAISMVTQHSSTTLTIPSHDDDLATTGTHTVTMVSADGTQTQPVTIITSGTVVAEDSSVASLHHQQVALLATANGTHIAVQLEEQQTLEDAISVATAAMQQGAVTLETAESESGC; from the exons TGCAGATCGGGCTGTGTTTACTCTGTGGACCCAG GAGAGAAGCTTCTTGAAGGGCAAGTGATCCAGCTCGAGGATGGGACCACTGCATACATTCACCAAGTGACAGTGCAGAAAG AACCTCTTTCCTTTGAGGATGGACAGCCCGTGCAGCTGGAAGATGGCAGCATGGCCTACATACACCGCACACCCAAAG AGGGCTATGACCCCAGTGCCCTGGAAGCCGTCCAGCTGGAAGATGGCTCCACTGCCTACATTCACCACCCTGTGGCTGTGCCGTCCGACAGCACCATCCTGGCCGTGCAGACAGAGGTAGGCTTGGAGGACCTGGCCACAGAGGATGATGAGGGCTTCAGCGCAGACACGGTGGTGGCCCTGGAGCAGTACGCCAGCAAG gtTCTGCATGACAGCCAGGCTCCCCATAATGGCAAAGGACAGCAGGTTGGGGACAGAGCATTCCGCTGTGGCTACAAGGGCTGTGGGCGTCTCTATACCACCGCTCATCACTTAAAG GTACACGAGAGAGCTCATACAGGTGACCGTCCATACAGGTGCGATTTCCCCAGCTGCGGAAAGGCCTTTGCCACAG GATATGGGCTGAAGAGCCACGTGCGCACGCACACCGGTGAGAAGCCATACAAGTGCCCAGAGGAGCTGTGCAGCAAGGCCTTCAAGACCTCAGGAGACCTGCAGAAGCACGTCCGCACCCACACCG GTGAACGCCCCTTCCGGTGCCCCTTCGAGGGCTGTGGCCGCTCCTTCACCACATCTAACATCCGCAAGGTACACGTGCGCACCCACACGGGAGAGCGGCCCTACACCTGCCCCGAGCCCCACTGTGGCCGCGGCTTCACCAGTGCCACCAACTACAAGAATCACGTGcgcattcacacag CCGCCTCTGCAGCCGAGGAGAGCCCGCCACCCAAACGACCCCGCATTGCTTACCTGTCGGAGGTGAAAGAAGAGGGTGATGACATCCCTGCCCAAGTGGCTATGGTGACCGAGGAAGATGGGGCCCCCCAGGTGGCTCTGATCACTCAGGATGGTGCCCAGCAG GTCAGCCTGTCCCCAGAAGACCTGCAGGCCCTGGGGAGCGCCATCAGCATGGTGACCCAGCACAGCAGTACCACCCTTACCATCCCCAGTCACGATGATGACCTTGCCACAACTGGCACACATACAGTCACCATGGTCAGCGCTGACGGCACCCAGACGCAGCCC GTCACAATCATTACCTCTGGGACCGTGGTGGCTGAGGACTCAAGTGTAGCATCTCTTCATCATCAACAGGTGGCACTGTTAGCCACAGCCAATGGAACCCACATTGCCGTGCAG CTGGAGGAGCAGCAGACCTTAGAGGATGCCATCAGCGTGGCCACCGCTGCCATGCAGCAGGGGGCTGTGACCCTGGAGACCGCAGAGTCGGAGAGCGGCTGCTGA
- the ZNF76 gene encoding zinc finger protein 76 isoform X6, whose protein sequence is MESLGLQTVTLSDGTTAYVQQAVKDFPSQVLPLCSSLSGMEELRNCRSGCVYSVDPGEKLLEGQVIQLEDGTTAYIHQVTVQKEPLSFEDGQPVQLEDGSMAYIHRTPKEGYDPSALEAVQLEDGSTAYIHHPVAVPSDSTILAVQTEVGLEDLATEDDEGFSADTVVALEQYASKVLHDSQAPHNGKGQQVGDRAFRCGYKGCGRLYTTAHHLKVHERAHTGDRPYRCDFPSCGKAFATGYGLKSHVRTHTGEKPYKCPEELCSKAFKTSGDLQKHVRTHTGERPFRCPFEGCGRSFTTSNIRKVHVRTHTGERPYTCPEPHCGRGFTSATNYKNHVRIHTGGSLGSPLPAASAAEESPPPKRPRIAYLSEVKEEGDDIPAQVAMVTEEDGAPQVALITQDGAQQVSLSPEDLQALGSAISMVTQHSSTTLTIPSHDDDLATTGTHTVTMVSADGTQTQPVTIITSGTVVAEDSSVASLHHQQVALLATANGTHIAVQLEEQQTLEDAISVATAAMQQGAVTLETAESESGC, encoded by the exons TGCAGATCGGGCTGTGTTTACTCTGTGGACCCAG GAGAGAAGCTTCTTGAAGGGCAAGTGATCCAGCTCGAGGATGGGACCACTGCATACATTCACCAAGTGACAGTGCAGAAAG AACCTCTTTCCTTTGAGGATGGACAGCCCGTGCAGCTGGAAGATGGCAGCATGGCCTACATACACCGCACACCCAAAG AGGGCTATGACCCCAGTGCCCTGGAAGCCGTCCAGCTGGAAGATGGCTCCACTGCCTACATTCACCACCCTGTGGCTGTGCCGTCCGACAGCACCATCCTGGCCGTGCAGACAGAGGTAGGCTTGGAGGACCTGGCCACAGAGGATGATGAGGGCTTCAGCGCAGACACGGTGGTGGCCCTGGAGCAGTACGCCAGCAAG gtTCTGCATGACAGCCAGGCTCCCCATAATGGCAAAGGACAGCAGGTTGGGGACAGAGCATTCCGCTGTGGCTACAAGGGCTGTGGGCGTCTCTATACCACCGCTCATCACTTAAAG GTACACGAGAGAGCTCATACAGGTGACCGTCCATACAGGTGCGATTTCCCCAGCTGCGGAAAGGCCTTTGCCACAG GATATGGGCTGAAGAGCCACGTGCGCACGCACACCGGTGAGAAGCCATACAAGTGCCCAGAGGAGCTGTGCAGCAAGGCCTTCAAGACCTCAGGAGACCTGCAGAAGCACGTCCGCACCCACACCG GTGAACGCCCCTTCCGGTGCCCCTTCGAGGGCTGTGGCCGCTCCTTCACCACATCTAACATCCGCAAGGTACACGTGCGCACCCACACGGGAGAGCGGCCCTACACCTGCCCCGAGCCCCACTGTGGCCGCGGCTTCACCAGTGCCACCAACTACAAGAATCACGTGcgcattcacacag GTGGCAGCCTGGGCTCTCCTCTCCCAGCCGCCTCTGCAGCCGAGGAGAGCCCGCCACCCAAACGACCCCGCATTGCTTACCTGTCGGAGGTGAAAGAAGAGGGTGATGACATCCCTGCCCAAGTGGCTATGGTGACCGAGGAAGATGGGGCCCCCCAGGTGGCTCTGATCACTCAGGATGGTGCCCAGCAG GTCAGCCTGTCCCCAGAAGACCTGCAGGCCCTGGGGAGCGCCATCAGCATGGTGACCCAGCACAGCAGTACCACCCTTACCATCCCCAGTCACGATGATGACCTTGCCACAACTGGCACACATACAGTCACCATGGTCAGCGCTGACGGCACCCAGACGCAGCCC GTCACAATCATTACCTCTGGGACCGTGGTGGCTGAGGACTCAAGTGTAGCATCTCTTCATCATCAACAGGTGGCACTGTTAGCCACAGCCAATGGAACCCACATTGCCGTGCAG CTGGAGGAGCAGCAGACCTTAGAGGATGCCATCAGCGTGGCCACCGCTGCCATGCAGCAGGGGGCTGTGACCCTGGAGACCGCAGAGTCGGAGAGCGGCTGCTGA
- the ZNF76 gene encoding zinc finger protein 76 isoform X5, with protein MESLGLQTVTLSDGTTAYVQQAVKDFPSQVLPLCSSLSGMEELRNCRSGCVYSVDPGEKLLEGQVIQLEDGTTAYIHQVTVQKEPLSFEDGQPVQLEDGSMAYIHRTPKEGYDPSALEAVQLEDGSTAYIHHPVAVPSDSTILAVQTEVGLEDLATEDDEGFSADTVVALEQYASKVLHDSQAPHNGKGQQVGDRAFRCGYKGCGRLYTTAHHLKVHERAHTGDRPYRCDFPSCGKAFATGYGLKSHVRTHTGEKPYKCPEELCSKAFKTSGDLQKHVRTHTGERPFRCPFEGCGRSFTTSNIRKVHVRTHTGERPYTCPEPHCGRGFTSATNYKNHVRIHTGEKPYVCTVPGCGKRFTEYSSLYKHHVVHTHCKPYTCSTCGKTYRQTSTLAMHKRSAHGELEATEESEQALYEQQQLEAASAAEESPPPKRPRIAYLSEVKEEGDDIPAQVAMVTEEDGAPQVALITQDGAQQVTIITSGTVVAEDSSVASLHHQQVALLATANGTHIAVQLEEQQTLEDAISVATAAMQQGAVTLETAESESGC; from the exons TGCAGATCGGGCTGTGTTTACTCTGTGGACCCAG GAGAGAAGCTTCTTGAAGGGCAAGTGATCCAGCTCGAGGATGGGACCACTGCATACATTCACCAAGTGACAGTGCAGAAAG AACCTCTTTCCTTTGAGGATGGACAGCCCGTGCAGCTGGAAGATGGCAGCATGGCCTACATACACCGCACACCCAAAG AGGGCTATGACCCCAGTGCCCTGGAAGCCGTCCAGCTGGAAGATGGCTCCACTGCCTACATTCACCACCCTGTGGCTGTGCCGTCCGACAGCACCATCCTGGCCGTGCAGACAGAGGTAGGCTTGGAGGACCTGGCCACAGAGGATGATGAGGGCTTCAGCGCAGACACGGTGGTGGCCCTGGAGCAGTACGCCAGCAAG gtTCTGCATGACAGCCAGGCTCCCCATAATGGCAAAGGACAGCAGGTTGGGGACAGAGCATTCCGCTGTGGCTACAAGGGCTGTGGGCGTCTCTATACCACCGCTCATCACTTAAAG GTACACGAGAGAGCTCATACAGGTGACCGTCCATACAGGTGCGATTTCCCCAGCTGCGGAAAGGCCTTTGCCACAG GATATGGGCTGAAGAGCCACGTGCGCACGCACACCGGTGAGAAGCCATACAAGTGCCCAGAGGAGCTGTGCAGCAAGGCCTTCAAGACCTCAGGAGACCTGCAGAAGCACGTCCGCACCCACACCG GTGAACGCCCCTTCCGGTGCCCCTTCGAGGGCTGTGGCCGCTCCTTCACCACATCTAACATCCGCAAGGTACACGTGCGCACCCACACGGGAGAGCGGCCCTACACCTGCCCCGAGCCCCACTGTGGCCGCGGCTTCACCAGTGCCACCAACTACAAGAATCACGTGcgcattcacacag GGGAGAAGCCATACGTTTGCACGGTGCCAGGCTGCGGGAAGCGCTTCACCGAGTACTCAAGCCTGTATAAGCACCATGTGGTGCACACACACTGCAAGCCCTACACCTGCAGCACCTGCGGCAAGACCTACCGGCAGACCTCTACCCTGGCCATGCACAAGCGCAGTGCCCACGGCGAGCTGGAGGCCACGGAGGAGAGCGAGCAGGCCCTTTATGAGCAACAGCAGCTCGAGG CCGCCTCTGCAGCCGAGGAGAGCCCGCCACCCAAACGACCCCGCATTGCTTACCTGTCGGAGGTGAAAGAAGAGGGTGATGACATCCCTGCCCAAGTGGCTATGGTGACCGAGGAAGATGGGGCCCCCCAGGTGGCTCTGATCACTCAGGATGGTGCCCAGCAG GTCACAATCATTACCTCTGGGACCGTGGTGGCTGAGGACTCAAGTGTAGCATCTCTTCATCATCAACAGGTGGCACTGTTAGCCACAGCCAATGGAACCCACATTGCCGTGCAG CTGGAGGAGCAGCAGACCTTAGAGGATGCCATCAGCGTGGCCACCGCTGCCATGCAGCAGGGGGCTGTGACCCTGGAGACCGCAGAGTCGGAGAGCGGCTGCTGA